The following are encoded together in the Bacillus sp. V2I10 genome:
- the galT gene encoding UDP-glucose--hexose-1-phosphate uridylyltransferase produces MNNSSFVNQLVEQAIQKKFITDRDRMYARNQILGLLGIDAYEECDLPDLLLSIPDLLDIIVEQTAERGIIEGTFDEKEKLSANLMNVFLDKPSAIQQTFGEYYGLSPEIATDYFYKLSQNSNYIQTKRIAKNIHYKTPTEYGEIDITINLSKPEKDPRDIARERAVTSAGKYPKCLLCAENEGYTGRIGHPARSNHRVIELNLENEQWYFQYSPYIYYNEHSIVLSGEHRDMKINEAAFRRLLAFVEQFPHYFIGSNADLPIVGGSILSHDHYQAGKYTFAMAEAPDEEKFEIESFPEVAFSKVKWPMSVLRLRSSDKAALVTAAEHVLNTWKTYSNEEAEIIAFTRDESHQTVTPIARMRDGCFELDLVLRNNRTSEEHPMGIFHPHADLHHIKKENIGLIEVMGLAVLPERLKHELQQIEAFLLGEEAEVPAHHEEWVQHLISKYQSFEKETADGILKKEVGLKFSRVLEDAGVFKRTNEGNNHFSHFIQSLKRERNDKNENPSRNDTHTPAAKH; encoded by the coding sequence ATGAACAATTCTTCATTCGTCAATCAATTAGTTGAGCAAGCCATCCAGAAAAAATTCATCACTGACAGAGACCGGATGTATGCCCGAAACCAGATTCTCGGTCTGCTTGGGATTGATGCCTATGAAGAATGTGACCTGCCGGACCTGCTGCTTTCCATACCGGACCTGCTGGATATTATAGTCGAGCAGACAGCTGAACGAGGAATCATTGAAGGAACCTTTGATGAAAAAGAAAAGCTGTCTGCCAATCTGATGAATGTGTTTCTTGATAAACCGTCTGCGATTCAGCAAACATTTGGAGAGTACTACGGGCTATCACCTGAAATTGCGACAGATTACTTTTACAAGCTGAGCCAGAACAGCAATTACATCCAGACAAAACGAATCGCGAAAAACATCCATTACAAAACGCCGACTGAATACGGGGAGATTGATATTACAATCAATCTCTCAAAGCCTGAAAAAGACCCCCGGGATATCGCAAGGGAGCGGGCCGTTACATCGGCAGGCAAGTATCCGAAGTGCCTTCTTTGCGCGGAAAACGAAGGCTATACCGGCCGCATCGGTCATCCTGCACGATCGAATCACCGTGTAATCGAGCTGAACCTTGAAAATGAGCAATGGTATTTTCAATATTCGCCTTACATTTATTACAATGAGCATTCCATCGTGTTATCCGGCGAGCACAGAGACATGAAAATAAATGAAGCTGCCTTTCGGAGACTGCTTGCTTTCGTTGAGCAGTTTCCTCACTATTTTATCGGCTCAAATGCAGACCTTCCAATTGTCGGCGGATCGATTCTCTCACATGATCACTATCAAGCGGGCAAGTATACGTTTGCGATGGCGGAAGCTCCTGATGAAGAGAAGTTTGAGATTGAGAGCTTTCCTGAGGTAGCCTTCTCAAAGGTGAAATGGCCAATGTCGGTGCTGAGACTGCGATCATCAGATAAAGCGGCGCTCGTTACAGCAGCAGAGCACGTGCTGAATACATGGAAAACCTATTCCAATGAAGAAGCAGAGATTATTGCTTTTACAAGAGACGAATCCCATCAAACGGTGACGCCGATTGCAAGAATGAGAGACGGTTGCTTTGAGCTTGACCTTGTCCTCCGCAACAACCGAACGAGCGAAGAGCACCCGATGGGGATTTTTCATCCCCATGCAGATTTGCATCATATTAAAAAAGAAAACATCGGACTGATTGAAGTCATGGGCTTGGCGGTCCTACCAGAGCGTCTTAAACATGAGCTTCAGCAAATTGAAGCATTCCTTCTCGGGGAAGAGGCTGAAGTCCCGGCGCACCATGAGGAATGGGTTCAGCACTTAATCTCGAAATATCAATCGTTTGAAAAAGAAACGGCTGATGGAATCCTGAAAAAAGAAGTAGGATTAAAATTCAGCAGAGTATTAGAGGATGCGGGAGTTTTTAAAAGAACGAATGAAGGGAATAATCATTTTAGTCATTTTATCCAGAGTTTAAAAAGAGAGAGGAACGATAAAAATGAAAATCCTTCACGAAACGATACTCACACACCCGCAGCAAAACATTGA
- a CDS encoding beta-galactosidase, translating to MYLGVDYYPEHWDPSLFGEDIEKMKEMGVNMVRIGEFAWHLMEPSEGQYDFSFFDEVINRFKKEGIAVMFGTPTATFPAWLVKKHPDILLEDENGHPKSFGGRRQYCYNSKNYQTYSLAIVEKLVTHYQNESGIVSWQIDNELGHEGSDMCYCGQCREAFHTFLAKKYESVDELNKRWGTIFWGQTYNAFDEIPVPKPTITVHNPAMMLDWARFRSESLSEFAKTHLNLVKKLKGVHQEVTTNLPGGFFGKWFDHNEFSRDLDFVSYDNYPVWGGLTEPVTPAFLSFTLGFIRGIKRENFWIVEQLMGAQGHDIIGYLPRPGQAQLWSYHAFAHGCSNMLYFRFRGMNRGAEQYCLGIIDADNTRSRKFYEVQEVFKEVRKHEEVFKAPIKSDVAVLYDFVNIWSMRIQQQSSQLEFTNELMRLYQPFHDVNVPVDVLKYDHDFSVYKVVLVPVLTLVDEELAARLKVFTEKGGTVIFSFRAGMKNKDNNIPFGDKSPYQLKELLGIEIDEAESLHAGQHVSILSKDGKKEAQGQVWRDLIRTTTADALFSYSDRFYKNYAALTVNEYGNGKAYYVGTGAEAGVLSDLALTILNESGISFIKSEPGVEVVERAGHVIVMNHNHEEAAFEGEVLQPFETKIMERGGHSS from the coding sequence ATGTATTTAGGCGTTGATTACTATCCAGAGCATTGGGATCCATCCCTGTTCGGCGAAGATATTGAAAAGATGAAGGAAATGGGCGTCAACATGGTGCGCATCGGCGAATTTGCCTGGCACTTAATGGAGCCTTCAGAAGGGCAGTACGATTTCTCTTTTTTTGACGAAGTCATAAACCGGTTTAAGAAAGAAGGTATCGCCGTCATGTTCGGAACACCGACCGCAACGTTCCCTGCCTGGCTCGTAAAAAAACACCCTGATATTCTGCTCGAAGACGAAAACGGCCATCCTAAATCGTTCGGCGGCAGAAGACAGTACTGCTATAACTCTAAAAACTATCAAACTTATTCTTTAGCAATCGTCGAAAAGCTGGTCACTCACTATCAAAACGAGAGCGGCATCGTGTCATGGCAGATCGACAACGAGCTTGGCCATGAAGGCAGCGATATGTGCTACTGCGGTCAGTGCAGAGAAGCTTTTCACACATTCCTTGCAAAAAAATATGAATCGGTTGATGAACTGAACAAGCGCTGGGGAACGATTTTCTGGGGACAGACGTATAACGCTTTCGATGAAATTCCTGTTCCAAAGCCGACAATCACGGTTCATAACCCGGCGATGATGCTCGACTGGGCAAGATTCAGAAGCGAGTCTCTAAGCGAGTTCGCGAAGACTCATCTGAATCTAGTAAAAAAGCTAAAGGGAGTTCATCAGGAGGTTACAACAAATCTCCCGGGCGGCTTCTTCGGAAAATGGTTCGACCATAACGAGTTTTCAAGAGACCTGGATTTCGTGTCCTACGACAATTACCCGGTTTGGGGCGGCCTGACAGAGCCAGTCACACCAGCCTTCCTATCGTTCACGCTCGGATTTATCCGCGGCATCAAACGCGAGAACTTCTGGATCGTTGAACAGCTGATGGGGGCACAGGGTCATGACATTATCGGCTATCTTCCAAGACCTGGCCAGGCGCAATTATGGTCGTACCACGCATTTGCGCACGGATGCAGCAACATGCTGTACTTCCGCTTCAGAGGCATGAACAGAGGGGCAGAGCAGTATTGCCTTGGCATTATCGATGCTGATAATACACGTTCACGAAAATTTTACGAAGTTCAGGAAGTGTTTAAAGAAGTCCGCAAGCATGAAGAAGTGTTCAAGGCACCAATCAAATCAGATGTAGCCGTGCTGTATGATTTTGTTAACATCTGGTCGATGCGCATTCAGCAGCAAAGCTCACAGCTTGAATTTACGAACGAATTAATGCGCCTGTACCAGCCGTTCCATGATGTGAATGTACCCGTGGACGTGCTCAAATACGACCATGATTTCTCAGTTTATAAAGTTGTTCTTGTGCCTGTGCTAACACTCGTAGACGAAGAGCTTGCTGCAAGATTAAAAGTCTTCACAGAAAAGGGAGGCACCGTGATCTTCTCATTCCGTGCCGGCATGAAAAACAAAGACAACAACATTCCATTCGGCGACAAATCGCCTTATCAATTAAAAGAACTGCTCGGCATTGAAATCGATGAAGCCGAATCGCTTCATGCGGGCCAGCACGTTTCAATCCTTTCAAAAGACGGCAAGAAAGAGGCTCAGGGTCAGGTGTGGAGAGATCTCATCCGCACAACAACCGCAGATGCTCTCTTTTCCTACAGCGACCGTTTTTATAAAAACTATGCAGCCTTAACAGTCAATGAGTATGGAAACGGAAAAGCGTATTACGTTGGAACAGGTGCTGAAGCAGGCGTCCTTTCTGATTTAGCATTAACCATCTTAAACGAATCAGGCATCTCCTTCATCAAGAGCGAGCCTGGAGTTGAAGTAGTTGAACGCGCGGGGCATGTGATTGTCATGAACCACAACCACGAGGAAGCAGCTTTCGAAGGGGAAGTGCTGCAGCCATTTGAAACGAAAATCATGGAGCGAGGGGGACACTCATCATGA
- a CDS encoding galactokinase yields the protein MNAGELEGLFREKFGRREYRSFFAPGRINLIGEHTDYNGGHVFPCAITYGTYALAAKRSDRLLRMYSVNFPDKGIVECSLDDLDYQTEHDWANYPKGMITAIKQRGYLIEEGLDLLIYGNIPNGAGLSSSASIELVTGVVAESLFDLKIDRIELVKLGQIVENQYIGVNSGIMDQFAIGMGKKACGILLDCQTLQYRYAPIHLEQHVIVIMNTNKRRELAASKYNERRQECEDALKILQDKVPVQSLGELSMETFDKYAASIADETVRKRARHAVSENERTIHALEALEKNDLYTFGELMNASHRSLRDDYEVTGTELDALVEAAWKQNGVIGARMTGAGFGGCAIAIVERGSVGDFLEEVGQSYLKAVGCEASFYIADIGDGACEIELGVHI from the coding sequence ATGAATGCGGGGGAATTAGAAGGCTTATTCAGGGAAAAGTTCGGCAGAAGGGAATATCGCAGTTTCTTTGCACCGGGGCGCATTAACTTGATTGGAGAGCATACAGATTACAACGGCGGCCACGTATTTCCATGTGCGATAACATACGGAACCTACGCGCTTGCCGCAAAGCGTTCAGACAGGTTGTTGCGCATGTACTCGGTGAATTTTCCTGATAAGGGGATTGTTGAGTGCTCCCTTGATGACTTGGACTATCAAACAGAACACGACTGGGCGAATTACCCTAAAGGGATGATCACAGCTATAAAGCAGAGAGGTTATTTGATTGAAGAGGGACTTGATCTCTTAATCTATGGAAACATCCCAAATGGCGCGGGCTTATCATCGTCCGCCTCCATTGAATTGGTTACAGGTGTTGTGGCTGAATCCCTCTTTGATCTGAAAATAGACCGGATTGAGCTCGTCAAGCTTGGTCAAATCGTTGAAAATCAATACATCGGCGTCAACAGCGGGATCATGGATCAGTTCGCCATCGGCATGGGGAAAAAAGCGTGCGGCATACTGCTTGATTGTCAGACCTTGCAATACCGCTACGCTCCCATCCATTTAGAGCAGCACGTTATCGTGATCATGAACACAAACAAACGCAGAGAGCTTGCCGCTTCTAAATACAACGAACGCCGTCAGGAATGTGAAGATGCTCTGAAAATCCTGCAGGATAAGGTACCAGTTCAGTCACTTGGCGAGCTGTCGATGGAAACGTTTGATAAATACGCAGCTTCCATTGCTGATGAAACCGTTAGAAAGCGCGCGCGTCACGCTGTCAGTGAAAATGAGCGTACCATTCATGCACTTGAAGCTCTTGAAAAGAACGACTTATATACATTCGGTGAATTAATGAATGCTTCCCACCGCTCGCTGCGGGACGATTATGAGGTAACAGGTACAGAGCTCGATGCACTTGTCGAGGCTGCATGGAAGCAAAACGGCGTTATCGGTGCGCGCATGACAGGTGCTGGCTTTGGGGGATGCGCCATCGCGATTGTTGAACGCGGAAGTGTCGGTGATTTTCTTGAAGAAGTCGGTCAATCTTATTTAAAAGCGGTCGGCTGCGAAGCGTCCTTCTACATTGCAGACATCGGGGACGGAGCATGCGAAATTGAATTGGGGGTTCATATATGA
- a CDS encoding LacI family DNA-binding transcriptional regulator, whose translation MAATIKDIAEKAGVSIATVSRVLNFDETLSVGDETKKRIFEVAEELSYQKRKTKKSLVPKIAIVHWYTEQEELNDLYYMSIRLGIEERAKSHNLQLATYFYDDFEAINQDQLQGIVAVGKFSNQQAEEFKKAARNVVFVDSSPDPEKFDSVIVDFERATERVLDHFIAKGHTQIGYIGGRETYREHSTTLDDQREQTFIKYLSGRGMLREDAIFIGSFTVKDGHRMMSQAIAELGDSLPSAFFAGNDSIAIGSLQALHEHGIRVPEQVSIIGVNDISVSKYIFPALSTVKVYTEVMGETAVDLLVERITERKIAKQVVIATKLKLRQSSK comes from the coding sequence ATGGCGGCTACGATAAAAGATATAGCTGAAAAAGCGGGTGTATCCATTGCGACGGTTTCGAGGGTCCTGAACTTTGACGAAACGCTATCCGTTGGAGACGAAACGAAAAAGCGAATTTTCGAAGTGGCCGAGGAGCTGTCTTATCAAAAAAGAAAAACAAAGAAAAGCCTCGTTCCAAAGATCGCCATCGTGCACTGGTACACAGAGCAGGAGGAGCTGAACGATCTTTACTACATGTCGATCAGGCTCGGTATCGAGGAGCGGGCGAAGAGTCACAACCTTCAGCTTGCGACCTATTTTTACGACGATTTTGAAGCGATCAACCAGGATCAGCTTCAGGGCATCGTCGCAGTAGGCAAATTCAGCAACCAGCAGGCAGAGGAATTCAAAAAAGCAGCGCGAAACGTCGTCTTCGTCGACTCAAGTCCGGATCCGGAAAAATTCGATTCAGTCATCGTCGACTTCGAACGGGCAACAGAACGCGTCCTCGACCATTTCATCGCAAAAGGACACACGCAAATCGGCTACATCGGCGGACGCGAAACCTACCGCGAGCACAGCACAACACTTGACGATCAGCGCGAGCAGACATTCATCAAGTACTTGTCTGGAAGAGGCATGCTGCGCGAGGACGCCATATTCATCGGATCATTCACTGTAAAGGATGGCCACCGCATGATGTCCCAAGCCATTGCAGAGCTCGGTGATTCCCTGCCAAGCGCCTTCTTTGCAGGCAACGACTCCATCGCCATCGGCAGCCTCCAGGCCCTGCACGAGCACGGCATCCGCGTCCCGGAGCAGGTCAGCATCATCGGGGTAAATGACATCAGCGTCTCAAAGTACATTTTCCCGGCGCTTAGCACGGTGAAGGTATACACAGAGGTCATGGGTGAGACGGCTGTTGATCTCCTGGTCGAACGAATCACCGAACGCAAAATCGCGAAGCAAGTAGTGATCGCAACCAAGCTGAAACTGCGCCAGAGCAGCAAATAG
- a CDS encoding YqiA/YcfP family alpha/beta fold hydrolase translates to MAINRIRDELYHELSTVAYFDNPFKSYTFNFEDGRQTWKVTGENKFLLHDDDTGFDAIIYKKSNDIVISFRGTEGDQILGDGWKDIVADVQYVVAKDKVNKFGLDVNIVDKKINFDLHEKNQFRQAEKLVKAVQEKYPESNISLTGHSLGGALASYAAAVCNVAAVTFNSPSVVGLLSEKKQSEVMDGKFDKQIVNYVHPKDSISAGALEAYERHIGSTYYIGTQFQYENNDINPFYRFYKSISGENYHALEHYKFDRFGNVNNPVITNVLTGANGWKSPRFFFPEVASIDVTPHHLDETSKRLDYFIGRVDDLCNDIKRTANLLDNIKRSDYIIDEVIQSAQNFNIWYSQKTLEIKHNLSSSSLAFVEADKLHE, encoded by the coding sequence ATGGCCATTAATAGAATAAGAGATGAATTATATCATGAACTAAGCACAGTAGCTTATTTCGATAATCCATTTAAAAGTTATACATTTAATTTTGAAGATGGTAGACAAACTTGGAAGGTTACTGGCGAAAATAAGTTTTTGCTTCATGATGATGATACTGGATTCGATGCAATTATATATAAGAAAAGTAATGATATTGTTATTTCCTTTAGGGGTACAGAGGGAGATCAAATACTTGGAGACGGCTGGAAGGATATTGTCGCAGACGTTCAATATGTTGTTGCAAAAGATAAGGTAAATAAGTTTGGGCTTGATGTTAATATTGTTGATAAAAAAATCAACTTTGATTTACATGAAAAGAATCAATTTAGACAGGCTGAAAAACTTGTAAAAGCCGTTCAAGAAAAGTATCCGGAATCTAATATCTCATTAACAGGGCATTCACTTGGAGGAGCATTGGCTTCTTACGCAGCTGCAGTTTGTAATGTTGCTGCGGTAACATTTAATTCTCCTAGTGTCGTGGGATTGCTTTCTGAAAAGAAGCAATCTGAAGTTATGGATGGAAAGTTTGACAAACAAATTGTAAATTACGTTCATCCAAAAGATTCAATTAGTGCTGGTGCTCTTGAAGCTTACGAAAGACATATAGGTTCAACTTATTACATCGGTACCCAATTTCAATATGAAAACAATGATATTAATCCATTTTATAGGTTTTATAAATCTATTTCAGGAGAAAACTACCATGCTCTTGAACATTATAAATTTGATAGATTTGGAAATGTTAATAATCCTGTAATAACAAATGTTTTGACGGGAGCAAATGGTTGGAAATCACCAAGGTTTTTTTTCCCTGAGGTAGCTAGTATTGATGTTACGCCACATCACCTTGATGAAACCTCAAAACGATTGGATTATTTCATTGGTCGTGTGGATGATTTATGTAATGATATAAAGAGAACAGCAAATTTATTAGACAATATAAAGCGTTCAGATTACATCATTGATGAGGTTATACAATCTGCACAAAATTTTAATATATGGTATTCTCAAAAAACATTAGAAATTAAACATAACTTGAGCTCTTCTTCATTAGCTTTTGTTGAGGCGGATAAATTGCATGAATAA
- the gatC gene encoding Asp-tRNA(Asn)/Glu-tRNA(Gln) amidotransferase subunit GatC yields MSRISKEEVKHVANLARLAITEEETEMFTTQLDAIITFAEQLNELDTTGVEPTTHVLEMKNILREDKAEKGLPVEDVVKNAPDHKDGYIRVPSILE; encoded by the coding sequence ATGTCACGCATTTCAAAAGAAGAAGTGAAGCACGTTGCGAATTTAGCGCGTTTAGCGATCACGGAAGAAGAAACGGAAATGTTCACAACTCAATTGGACGCGATCATCACATTCGCCGAGCAATTGAATGAGCTTGATACAACAGGCGTTGAGCCGACAACACATGTATTAGAGATGAAAAACATTCTGCGCGAAGACAAAGCAGAAAAAGGATTGCCAGTAGAGGATGTCGTGAAAAACGCTCCTGACCATAAAGACGGATACATTCGCGTGCCGTCCATTTTAGAATAA
- a CDS encoding glycerophosphodiester phosphodiesterase family protein, which produces MPVHSVENQAFLKKGKRPFIIAHQGGEGMAPGNTLAAFSLSEKLEVDVFEMDVHLSKDEEVVIIHDDTVDRTTNGTGAVKDMTLQQLKQLDAGYHFIGPDGTHPYRNKGVTIPTMEEIFTAFPGYPMTIELKTEDPLLADKMADLIQKHNMTNKVIIASFYDESLNYFTRSNRRQSSCQLTIRSNTQLRPCA; this is translated from the coding sequence ATCCCTGTTCATTCCGTAGAAAACCAGGCTTTCCTCAAAAAAGGCAAGCGTCCATTCATTATCGCCCATCAAGGCGGAGAGGGAATGGCGCCCGGCAACACGCTGGCAGCCTTCTCCCTTTCAGAAAAACTCGAAGTCGACGTGTTCGAAATGGACGTTCACCTCTCAAAAGATGAAGAAGTCGTTATCATTCATGATGACACTGTCGACCGCACAACAAATGGAACCGGCGCTGTAAAAGACATGACACTCCAACAACTGAAACAGCTGGACGCAGGCTATCACTTCATCGGTCCGGACGGAACCCATCCTTACCGGAACAAAGGCGTCACCATCCCGACAATGGAGGAGATCTTCACCGCTTTCCCAGGCTATCCAATGACTATTGAGCTGAAAACCGAAGACCCCTTACTGGCAGACAAAATGGCCGACTTGATCCAAAAACACAACATGACCAACAAAGTCATCATCGCCTCATTCTACGACGAATCGCTGAACTACTTCACCCGAAGCAACCGGCGGCAAAGTTCCTGTCAGCTCACCATCCGAAGCAACACGCAACTTCGTCCTTGCGCATAA
- a CDS encoding aldose epimerase family protein codes for MKILHETILTHPQQNIEKYTLENGQGFSVSFLNLGGTITSIMAPDKNGNFENVVLAYDHAEQYIENPYYLGALIGRVAGRVPNAKLGPYRLEANEGVHHLHGGPHGFHQVFWNVKTVRHEDSAEVILTHFSRDGEGGYPGNLDVQVTYRLDCDNTFTIDYEARSDKNTWLNLTNHTYFNLSADSGRDVLNHSLTMKSDAIAEFDDDSIPTGRWIPAKETPFDLKTGKLLREAAESDHEQIDKVGNGFDHLFLFEQSELNQVSVEEQESGRKMVVQTTDPAAVIYMANKMDTDHPLKPGQATGPYAAVCIETQRIPESLLIPGLPTHKLAAHEAYRSRTSFTFGLI; via the coding sequence ATGAAAATCCTTCACGAAACGATACTCACACACCCGCAGCAAAACATTGAAAAATATACGCTTGAAAACGGCCAGGGCTTTTCGGTCAGCTTCTTAAACCTTGGCGGAACAATCACGTCGATCATGGCGCCTGATAAAAACGGAAACTTTGAAAATGTTGTTTTAGCTTATGACCATGCTGAGCAGTATATCGAGAATCCATATTATTTAGGAGCACTGATCGGCCGCGTTGCAGGACGGGTTCCAAATGCAAAGCTTGGTCCGTACAGACTTGAGGCAAACGAAGGAGTACATCATTTGCACGGTGGTCCTCATGGCTTTCACCAGGTTTTCTGGAACGTAAAAACCGTTCGGCATGAGGATTCAGCAGAAGTGATCCTCACGCATTTCAGCAGGGATGGGGAAGGCGGTTATCCTGGAAATCTTGATGTACAGGTAACATACCGTCTGGACTGTGACAATACCTTCACCATTGATTACGAAGCGCGCTCGGACAAAAATACATGGCTCAACCTGACAAACCACACTTATTTTAATTTATCAGCAGACAGCGGAAGGGACGTACTGAATCACTCTCTTACAATGAAAAGTGATGCCATCGCTGAATTCGATGACGATTCGATTCCAACAGGCAGATGGATTCCTGCAAAAGAAACCCCGTTTGACCTGAAAACTGGTAAACTATTAAGAGAAGCAGCAGAGTCTGACCACGAGCAGATCGACAAGGTCGGAAACGGTTTTGACCATCTTTTTCTATTTGAACAAAGTGAGCTCAACCAAGTGTCAGTAGAGGAGCAGGAAAGCGGACGGAAGATGGTTGTGCAGACAACAGATCCAGCAGCTGTCATCTACATGGCGAATAAAATGGATACCGATCATCCATTAAAACCGGGTCAGGCAACCGGGCCATATGCGGCAGTCTGCATTGAGACACAGCGCATTCCGGAATCACTGCTGATCCCAGGCCTGCCGACACATAAGCTTGCGGCACATGAGGCATACAGATCCAGAACATCATTTACATTCGGACTTATATAG
- the galE gene encoding UDP-glucose 4-epimerase GalE — MSVLVLGGAGYIGSHAVYQLADQGLDVVVVDNLQTGHKEAIHPRASFYEGDLRDQAFLNSVFEKEEITQVLHFAANSLVGESVLQPLKYFHNNVYGLQVLLEVMQKHGVKEIVFSSTAAVYGEPKNIPITESELTNPTNPYGESKLMMEKMMRWCEQAYGIRYVSLRYFNVAGARAAAEIGEDHTPETHLVPIILQVALGQREHISVFGDDYATPDGTCIRDYVHVEDLIDAHLLALNYLSRQGESIILNLGSSQGFSVNEMIKEAREVTGHPIPAEVAPRRAGDPSTLVASSEKAKAILGWEPSRTNIKTILQDAWNWHQTKPNGYGEDSR; from the coding sequence ATGAGCGTTTTAGTTCTTGGCGGAGCCGGCTACATCGGCTCACATGCAGTCTATCAATTAGCAGATCAGGGATTGGACGTTGTCGTGGTCGATAACCTCCAGACCGGCCACAAAGAAGCGATCCATCCGAGAGCAAGTTTTTACGAAGGCGACCTGAGAGATCAGGCATTTTTAAACAGCGTGTTTGAAAAAGAAGAAATCACCCAGGTGCTGCACTTCGCAGCCAACTCCTTAGTAGGAGAATCCGTTCTGCAGCCGCTCAAGTATTTTCACAACAATGTCTACGGATTACAGGTTCTGCTGGAAGTGATGCAGAAGCACGGTGTGAAAGAAATCGTCTTTTCATCGACAGCAGCCGTATATGGTGAGCCGAAGAACATTCCGATTACAGAAAGCGAACTCACCAATCCTACAAATCCATACGGTGAATCAAAGCTGATGATGGAAAAAATGATGCGCTGGTGCGAGCAAGCATACGGCATCCGCTATGTATCCCTGCGCTATTTCAATGTTGCGGGAGCAAGAGCCGCAGCTGAAATCGGCGAGGATCATACACCTGAAACCCATTTAGTGCCGATTATTCTCCAGGTTGCATTAGGACAAAGAGAGCACATCTCTGTTTTTGGAGATGATTATGCAACGCCTGATGGCACATGCATCCGGGATTACGTCCACGTAGAAGATTTGATCGACGCCCATCTGCTTGCCCTGAACTATTTAAGCAGACAAGGCGAAAGCATCATTTTGAACCTCGGCAGCAGCCAGGGCTTCTCGGTGAATGAAATGATTAAGGAAGCAAGAGAAGTGACGGGCCATCCGATTCCTGCAGAGGTTGCACCTAGACGTGCAGGCGACCCGAGCACACTTGTCGCTTCATCCGAAAAAGCAAAAGCGATTCTCGGCTGGGAGCCATCCCGCACAAATATCAAAACGATCCTGCAGGATGCATGGAATTGGCACCAAACAAAACCAAACGGATATGGAGAGGATTCCAGATGA
- a CDS encoding glycerophosphodiester phosphodiesterase family protein — protein sequence MNKYTAVEIPMSASDLNLTTERLIKSLHKRNIAVQYWTINDEDSVRKLVEIGADGIMTDHPNIVKKVLDQEYGKAQ from the coding sequence ATGAACAAATACACGGCGGTTGAAATCCCAATGAGCGCCAGTGATCTTAATCTCACAACCGAGCGGCTCATCAAATCGCTGCATAAACGAAACATCGCTGTGCAATACTGGACGATCAACGATGAAGACAGTGTCCGGAAGCTCGTTGAAATCGGCGCGGATGGCATCATGACGGATCACCCGAACATTGTGAAAAAAGTGCTCGATCAGGAATACGGAAAGGCGCAATAA